The Cydia splendana chromosome Z, ilCydSple1.2, whole genome shotgun sequence genome window below encodes:
- the LOC134804823 gene encoding gustatory receptor for sugar taste 64f-like isoform X2: MCIMCFNKMLRMETTLQTTSPAIFYGTTCISIALFLQASLKWPKLVKHAIQTEDLDPNFDTSVTLKCYITCAVVLLLAILEHILSLLYALSEAIACYSHTHISTYEGFVRVSYPWVYNFMPYSIPLGMITQFLHIQATLIWTFSDLFVICTSYYLTSRLDNVNRKLLIAQGKYLPASFWRSAREEYSRATQLVRKVDDVISGIVFISFANNLFFVCLQLFNTLENGIKGTGACRASRLKGTTLFAGYEGPAYFIFSLVYLISRSVAVSLIAAQVNSASLLPAPVLYDVPSPVYCIEVQRFIDQVNGDNVALSGLQFFMVTRELLLTVAGTIVTYELVMLQLTPSTQVPTANGTLT, from the exons ATGTGCATAAtgtgttttaataaaatgttgcgCATGGAAACTACATTGCAGACTACAT CGCCAGCTATCTTCTATGGAACTACATGTATATCTATAGCTTTGTTTCTACAAGCGTCTTTAAAATGGCCTAAATTAGTCAAGCACGCAATTCAAACAGAAGATCTAGATCCCAACTTTGATACAAGTGTGACATTAAAATGTTACATTACTTGCGCCGTTGTTCTTCTTCTAGCCATAT TAGAACATATTCTTTCTCTGCTGTATGCATTGAGTGAAGCCATAGCGTGTTATTCTCATACACATATTAGTACGTACGAAGGATTTGTGAGAGTATCTTATCCTTGGGTGTACAACTTTATGCCATATTCCATTCCACTGGGCATGATAACGCAG TTTCTGCATATTCAAGCAACGCTTATTTGGACCTTCTCTGATCTATTTGTAATTTGTACGAGTTATTACCTTACTTCACGCCTGGATAATGTCAATCGAAAGTTACTAATAGCACAAGGcaag TACTTGCCGGCATCATTCTGGCGGAGCGCGCGCGAGGAGTATAGCCGCGCGACGCAGCTCGTAAGGAAAGTTGACGATGTCATTAGTGGAATAGTCTTCATATCTTTCGCAAACAACTTATTCTTCGTGTGTTTACAACTGTTCAATACTTTAGA AAACGGAATAAAAGGTACTGGAGCCTGCCGTGCTAGTCGTCTCAAAGG GACGACCCTGTTTGCCGGTTACGAGGGACCCGCGTACTTCATCTTCTCTCTCGTGTACCTCATCAGTCGGTCTGTGGCGGTTTCACTGATCGCAGCGCAAGTAAACAGCGCATCTTTGCTGCCTGCCCCAGTCTTATATGATGTCCCGTCACCGGTGTACTGCATCGAG gTTCAAAGATTCATTGATCAAGTGAATGGAGACAATGTGGCATTAAGCGGACTACAGTTCTTTATGGTCACTCGCGAGTTGCTATTAACG gttGCCGGAACAATAGTTACATATGAGCTAGTAATGTTGCAGCTTACACCTTCAACTCAAGTGCCTACGGCTAATGGGACTTTGACATAG
- the LOC134804823 gene encoding gustatory receptor for sugar taste 64f-like isoform X1 has protein sequence MAKASGTKKSFSSWISKKNKVHVAKIPVTNKAVTLQDSLRPILIIGQVFGLFPVVGLYSKHEANLRFYWISWKCLYSLILLSGQIWMCIMCFNKMLRMETTLQTTSPAIFYGTTCISIALFLQASLKWPKLVKHAIQTEDLDPNFDTSVTLKCYITCAVVLLLAILEHILSLLYALSEAIACYSHTHISTYEGFVRVSYPWVYNFMPYSIPLGMITQFLHIQATLIWTFSDLFVICTSYYLTSRLDNVNRKLLIAQGKYLPASFWRSAREEYSRATQLVRKVDDVISGIVFISFANNLFFVCLQLFNTLENGIKGTGACRASRLKGTTLFAGYEGPAYFIFSLVYLISRSVAVSLIAAQVNSASLLPAPVLYDVPSPVYCIEVQRFIDQVNGDNVALSGLQFFMVTRELLLTVAGTIVTYELVMLQLTPSTQVPTANGTLT, from the exons ATGGCTAAAGCTAGCGGCACTAAAAAAAGTTTCTCTTCGTGGATATCAAaaa aaaacaaAGTTCATGTGGCGAAAATACCCGTGACGAACAAAGCAGTAACCTTACAAGACTCGTTGAGACCAATTTTAATAATCGGGCAAGTATTCGGCTTATTTCCTGTTGTCGGATTGTACAGCAAGCACGAAGCTAACTTGAG GTTTTATTGGATTTCCTGGAAATGCCTTTATTCATTAATACTATTGAGCGGGCAAATATGGATGTGCATAAtgtgttttaataaaatgttgcgCATGGAAACTACATTGCAGACTACAT CGCCAGCTATCTTCTATGGAACTACATGTATATCTATAGCTTTGTTTCTACAAGCGTCTTTAAAATGGCCTAAATTAGTCAAGCACGCAATTCAAACAGAAGATCTAGATCCCAACTTTGATACAAGTGTGACATTAAAATGTTACATTACTTGCGCCGTTGTTCTTCTTCTAGCCATAT TAGAACATATTCTTTCTCTGCTGTATGCATTGAGTGAAGCCATAGCGTGTTATTCTCATACACATATTAGTACGTACGAAGGATTTGTGAGAGTATCTTATCCTTGGGTGTACAACTTTATGCCATATTCCATTCCACTGGGCATGATAACGCAG TTTCTGCATATTCAAGCAACGCTTATTTGGACCTTCTCTGATCTATTTGTAATTTGTACGAGTTATTACCTTACTTCACGCCTGGATAATGTCAATCGAAAGTTACTAATAGCACAAGGcaag TACTTGCCGGCATCATTCTGGCGGAGCGCGCGCGAGGAGTATAGCCGCGCGACGCAGCTCGTAAGGAAAGTTGACGATGTCATTAGTGGAATAGTCTTCATATCTTTCGCAAACAACTTATTCTTCGTGTGTTTACAACTGTTCAATACTTTAGA AAACGGAATAAAAGGTACTGGAGCCTGCCGTGCTAGTCGTCTCAAAGG GACGACCCTGTTTGCCGGTTACGAGGGACCCGCGTACTTCATCTTCTCTCTCGTGTACCTCATCAGTCGGTCTGTGGCGGTTTCACTGATCGCAGCGCAAGTAAACAGCGCATCTTTGCTGCCTGCCCCAGTCTTATATGATGTCCCGTCACCGGTGTACTGCATCGAG gTTCAAAGATTCATTGATCAAGTGAATGGAGACAATGTGGCATTAAGCGGACTACAGTTCTTTATGGTCACTCGCGAGTTGCTATTAACG gttGCCGGAACAATAGTTACATATGAGCTAGTAATGTTGCAGCTTACACCTTCAACTCAAGTGCCTACGGCTAATGGGACTTTGACATAG